A window of Herpetosiphonaceae bacterium genomic DNA:
TAATCGGCGGGATTCAAGCGCTCAGACGGCATGAGGCGGAACGCGCGGCGTTGTGACAGCACGTTCTCCCACAGTTCTTGTGGTGAAGCAGCATCGGGATAGCGACAGGCCATCCCAACGATCGCAAGATTGTTCGTCATAACTTGTTCCCCGTCCTAAGAGCTGGTTGCGGTGAGACAACAACGTTGCGTTGCGTGAAGCGCGCCAGTTGCGCCTGAAGATATAAGCCTATTCCCCGCAGGCCGCAGACGATCGTGAGAGCGAAAAAGAGACCGAACACAATATGCGACAGCACCAGGACCATATACGTAATAGCGACGGCCATGCCAAAGAAGACCTGAGAGCGTGGATCGAGCGGACTGGTGCTGGGATCGGTGATCATGTAAAAGGTGAAGAGAATAAACGCCACGCCGGTCATCGGCCCCAGCGCGGAAACTACCGGCGTTCCCAGCACCAGGCTGCGTCCAATCGCCTGGAGCGCGAAGGTGCCGAGCCATGCTAAGATCAAGGGCATCTTGCCGGTGAACTTCGAGTTAATCATCGTTCCCGCCAGCGCAATCGCTACCGGCAGAATCCAGTCGCCGATGCCGCTCAAGTTCTCCGTGAAGTGATACGGCGGCGCGATGCCAACCCAGGGAAAAACAACCAGGGTAGTGGCAATGCCGAGATTCGATGGGTTGAAGAAATGCCGCGACGAGCCGTTAATCCGCAGCCGGAGGATGCTCTTGGAGGCGATCGCGACGATCACGGCGAACATGATTGGACCGACCCGATCGTTGCTGTAGAGCAGCATCGAGATCGCCATCGACGCGATATGTGCGGGCAGCAAGTAATCGACCAGTGTGCGGAAGCCGCCGCGAAACTTGGGCGCGCGGCCAGTGGTGCGGGCCGAAACCCACTCCAGCCCCAGCTCGACGACATAGGCGGTGATCGCCGCCGCAAACATCTGTGCCCAGGACTGTTCAAAGCCAAGCAGAAGGCGGCCAATAATATTGAAGACCGTGATCGAGATCGCGAAGCGGCGAAGTCCACCCAAGCGTCTAGCCTGAATCTGATTCTGTTCCATGATCATCTTCTCCTCAACATTACCAGCCAAGTTGCACGGTATGCCAGCCTGGCGTGAGTGTGATGGTTTCGGTACGAACTTCGCCTGTCGGCGTGCGCCAGCGCAGATCGACGGTGAGCTGGGCGTCGGGCGCGATCTGACCAAGGCCGACATGCAGATCCGGGCTGCGCTTGCCGGAATGGCCGCTGCCGCCGTCCACCTGGACCACCTTGGTGCTTCCGTCGGGCAGATGCACGGTTGCCGTCGCGCCGATCGCCGGGCTGCCCGCGCTGCCAAGATGACCTTCAGTTGCCGTCGTCGGCATGGACGTGGTTGGCAGCCGCAGATGCAGGCCCAGGAAGCGATCGGTGCTTGGGCTTTGATTGTGATAGAAGGCCGAAGCCGCCCACTGGTGCGCCACGACGAAATCTTGCCTGCCGTCGCCATCGACATCGGCGATCGCGATGCCGCGCGTGACCTCGGTATCGTCGATGCCGATATCTGCCGCTAGATCGTAGTAGCGGCCATCGGAGGCGCGAACAAAGAACGGATTGTGCGCATGACCGCTCAGATCGTCGCCGGCATGAAACTCCGGCCAGTTGCTCGGATATTGCAGCAAGGTATCATTCGACATCGCCAGCTCGTGCAGTTCCGGCCAGCGATTCGTGCTTCCACGCAGGAAGCCGGTGGCCTGAATAGCCTCAGCGGTGCCGTTGTTATCGAAATCGTCAAGGCGCGCATCCCAGCTCCAGTTACTCCGCGACAGGCCCAGCTGCTCGCTTTGATCGATGTAGGGCGCGATCCCCTGCTGCATCTGGTCGAGCCTGCCGGTGCTGACAAAGACAAAATGGCTTTCTTCCAGCGAGAATTCACCGGCGATGTTGCTGACATACAGATCCAGCAGGCCGTCGGCGTTGAGGTCGCTAAACTCGATGCCCATGCCTTTGAACGAGTCCTTGCCCAGCACCTTGGAGTGCGGCGTCGTGAACGACCGCTGACCCTCAAGCAGCGCAAAGGCGGGAGCGCCGGGCCTGGAGCGATTGTGCAGCAGCCGGTCGGGGCCGAAGTCATTGGCAAAATACAACTCCGGCAGCAGATCGCCGTCGAGATCGGCAGCGCCTACTGCCAGCGTCCAGCCGGAGCCGCCGTAGGCATCGAACGCGCCGACCTGCTCCGTGAAGCTGGCGGCTGGCTGCTTCTTGTCCGCGCCCGACCAGAGCAGAAGCCGGTTGCGACCGCCGTTGTAGGCCCGCGACATCGAATACTGCATGTGCGCAACATCGGTAGCCTGGGCATCCAGGATGCGCATACCGTCTGGGAAATAGTTGCCGATGATGATGTCGATATGACCGTCGCCGTCCACATCCGCCAGGCTGGCCGCGTTGGTATTCCAGATCTCCTGGCTGGTGGTCAACTCCTGGCGAGCATAGGTCGCGCTGCTGAGTGACCTCGGCGCTGCGGGATCGCCCTGGCTCAGAAACAGGATCGGCGTGCGGCCCCAGAAATACACCAGCATATCGGCGGCTCCATCCTCGTTGAAGTCGCCGGGCAGGCAGCCCATCGGGGCGGTTGTGTTGGGATCGTAGCGCAGCGGCGCGGGATCAAGCGCAAAGGGCTGATAACGTTGGGTCGTGCCCGGTACGGTCGCGACAACAACCTGATCGATGCGGGTATCGACATAGCACGTATCGTTGGGCAGACCATCGCCATCCAGATCGTGCAGGGCCGCAGCAGCGCCCACCGACGATATCCAGGCGATATTCCGCTCAAAGCTCGGATGCACCGTACGGATCGTTCGTGCGGGATAGCCGCTGACTTCGGGAAGCACGCTTGCCTGGAACGAAAAACGATCGCGGAGGGCGGCACGTTCGGCGGCTGGTAGCTCAGGCAAACGCACGACCTGATAACTCACCGCGATCAGTGAGATCGCGATGAGGCGGCTTGCTTGACTCTTGAAAAACGTGAACAATGCCATGAGAACGTCCTCCTCCATGTGTCGTCATCACAATCTCACCAGGCAACCGCTCTCAGGCGCGGGACTTGCAGTTGCGATCGTCCGCTGGTGCGGCAGCACCGATCGGCGGGAGATCATGTAATCATGTATGGTTGCGGCGACTATCGCATCTGTGCAGGTGCGGTCGCTGCCGTTGAGAGCGGCGACCGCAGGCCAAGCATGTATGGCGAGCGACTGGCATCGGCTCGATGGTTCACGCAAGGAGTGTCACGACTCCGCGTGCCAGTCGCGTTGGGCTGGGATTTGGAGCAATCCTACGAGCCGATAAGCTGGCTGCGTGTCGCAGCATACGAGGTCATCGCTAAGGTTACGCAAGCGGTCACGGCTTCCCCAAAGCTTTCGGCGTGGCCGGTCGCGTTGCCCCACTTCCATAGATACGCGCCGTCTCGCCCCTGCATCACCAACATCGGGGTTGGCAATGTGACCAGTTCATTCATCAGTTCCGTCTCTAGTGACATGGCGAGTTCCGATCCCGGCTGCGACGACCCGGCGAGGTTCAGTTCGCCCTGAACAGCCTTGTACGAGCGCATCGCCAGCGACAGCGCCGACAGGACCGATTCGATAAAGGTATCGGCCTGACCGGTCGCGTCCTGCCATTTCCAGGCGTATTTGCCGCTGTTGCGTTTCATGATCGAAACTGGAACCGGCAGGCCGCTCAAGACCTGAGTCAGCGTTTCTTCCAGGCTCGACGTCTTGGTCGGAAGCGCTGGCGCTTGTGCCATTCTGGCCTCGGCCTCATGCACATCGCTCGGAATGACGGTCCAGGAGAGGACGCCGCCGAGCTTGCCGATGATGTCCAGTCCCAGATGCTCCAGAATCGTGTCGTCGTCGTCGTGATACGCCAGATCGGTGAACACAAACAGCCAGCGCGCGTCCGCATGCGAGGTCCTCTCGGCGACCTCAACGCGATGGCCGACCGTCCAAGCAAGCAGATTGGCTGTTTCTTCGAGCTTGTCCGGTTTGCATACAACTTTGATGACTGCTGTTGGCTGTGACATGCGGCATCTCCTCAGTCACTGTGTCAGTGTGGACCTGGTATTCGGCCAGATGGCATAGCGCCGAAGGTATGCTTCTGAAGCCGCATGGTCGCTCGTTCTATCGCTTGCGCCGGGCAACACGTCCCGGTCGTGGACGTTCGGACGGTGGTCGGCTAATTCCCTAGTTGTTGTTCATGGCGGCCCAGGCTTCCGCACCACAGGCCACGGCTTCTTCCACTACAGCTTCAATGTCGGCAAGCGTCGTGCGCGGATTGATGAAACAGGAACGAATCACGAACGCACTGCCGAGCACGGTCGCCGAGGGCAAGCTCCGGCCTCGTGCACGCATTCGGCCCAGCACTGAGCGGTTAAGGGTGTTGAGCTGCTGGATCGTCGCCTGATCCGTCCTGCTGCGCAGCGCTTCCGGCACGTAGCGGAAGCAGCAGGTGGAGAGCGTAACCGGCGCTACTAGCTCAAGCTCCGGCGTTTCCTGGATACGCTCCGCCAGGTAGCGGGCGTAGGCGTTGTGCCGACACACCCGGGCTTTGATCCCATCCGCACCGATTTCTTTCAACACTGCCCAGACTTCCACGCCTCGCGACGGTAGGGTGTGCTCGATACCAAAGCCCTGGAACATGTAGCCGAAATCGTCGAGCTGCGAGGTCAGCGGCGTATCGGCGGTGTAGATCGGCAGGGAGCCTTCGACATACCCTGCTTCCTCAAGCCTAAAGGCGCGGGCGAGTAGCTGCGCATCCCGCACAAACAGGCCGCCGCAGCCCATCGAGGTTGCCAGCCATTTATGCGGATCGATCACCATCGAGTCGATCATGCTCAGGTCGCCGTAGAGATGGGCGATCGCGGGGTCCAGAACGCCGAACAAGCCGTACGCGCCATCGGCGTGGAGCCAGATGTCTTGCTCGCGACACAGTGCGATGATCTCCGGCAGCGGATCGATCGCTCCCGTGTTCGTCGTGCCCGCATTCGCCACCACCGCTATCGGGGTGCAGCCCGCCGCCCGATCCTGCGCGATCTGCCGACGTAGCGCGGCGACATCCATACGCAGCGCTTCGTCGGTGGGGATCGTAACCACGGCTTGGCGGCCCAGGCCCAGCACGCCGCCGGCGCGGTAGATGCTGTGATGTACCTGGGACGTGGTATAGATACGAGGATTCGGCAGGCTGGCAATGCCGTGAAGCGCCGGATCGCTGCCACGCTGCTCGGCGGCATGCTGCCGCGCGGCGCCCAGGCAGATCAGGTTGGCGACCGCGCCGCCGCTGGTGAACAAGCCTTGATAGCTGGCGGGCAGGTTCAGCAGCTCGGCTAGCCAGCGCAGCGCCAGCGCCTCCAGCAGATTAAAGGATTGCACGCCGACGATCAGCGGGCCGGCGATTGCCGAGGCCAGGTGCGCGGCGGCAGGAATCATGGTTGGCATTGTGGCGATCCAGCCGGAGAAGCCAGGCGAGCCGATGCGCAGGCCGTGTGGAATCACAACATCGCTGAGTGTCTTGAGGACGGCATCAGCGCCAGCGCCTTGTTTCGGCAACGGCTCGTCAAGCTGGGCGGACCACACAGCGCGCTCGCTCGCGGTACGCTCTGGCTGGTCGAAGCGGGTAAAACGCTCCAGCGCCGGGAGCAGCGATTGAACAGCCGAGCTTAAACCATCGATCGCCGCGTCATCCTCGGCTGTTCTAAGATCGTCTGCATTGTTTATCGCTGCATTTGCCATACTATCTTCGCTTCGTAGATAATCTACCTGAGCTGGATGGAAGAGCACGATGCGTCTAAAAGAACCATTTGATTTTTCATCTTCAACAATATCGATATTCAATCCATCGACGGAGCCGCATCGCTGCTGGAGTAGCGGTCGCTGGATTGAGACTATCTATCAGGTTATGGAATCAGCTCGTGTCCATATCCACTACTTGCCGGGAGGGCAGGTCACGAGCTGACTCGTTTGTTGGGTCGCTGTTTGGGGGACATCGTTGATGGTGGTTTGTCCCAGATGGCTGTTCAACCTTCAGCTTGATAACCGGAATGCAAACCGGAGCTGATCCTGAGATACTCAACCACCACGAACGATGTCCCAGATGAGTCATTGCGGCAGGGAAGGGATTTAGTTTTCCAGCCAAGCACCGATGTGGGTCTTGACGCGATGCAGAACCGCAACTGGCTCGCCGTCGGGATCATTGACGTTGTACAGGTTCACCGAGACGCCAGGAGCCGTGCCGCCGCCCTGACCGACCGGCGGGATGTGGGTGATCGTGTGCTCGAGGCGGATGCGATCCTTGTTGAACACGGTCAGGCCCGCGTCAACCAGGTTGAACATCATGTAGCCGTCCATCTGGCACAGCTTGGGCGAGTCCGCCAGGTTGTTGTAGTGCGTGCCCGAGCGGACGATACCACCCGAAGCCTGGTAGGCATCGTTGGTGCTGACTTCGATGCGACCGAACTTCTCGCTGACGCCGGCAACCGCCAGCTCACGCATGTGGATCGTGACCGACGCTTCGCGCCAATCGGACGAGGTCGGGTTCTCGCGCTCGATCTGGTAGTGGCCACGGAACTCGATGGTTTCCTGGCCCTGGCCAAGAACTTCGATGGTGTCCCAGGTCACGAAGTTCAGCTTATCGGTGCCACCCTCGGGCATCGTGAACAGCTGGAGGTCGGACAGGCTCTTCGGGCTGGGGATCAGGGTTTTGGTCGTCTCGGCGTTCACTGTGGCTGACATGGTGGATCTCCTTTTGGGGTTAATCCCCCGATTGTTTAGGAACTCCGTCGTTGTTCCTGAGGCTATTGTAGGCGTTCGCGTTCGTGCTGCCTTCTCAAATCTTGCTATGTGTTTCTTCTAGTTTGCTCACAGCGATGTCGTGCCGTCACAGATCCCCTCAGGCGAGATTCGGGCACTCGTATATGTGAACATCATTAACGCGATCATCACCTTCCAGCGGTTTGCATAAAACCTGAACGCTCGGCATCCTGCCTTGCATGAAAGCCTCTTCCGCAGATCGACCTCGGCGCGTCATGAGGCGGTCGATCGAGCTATGGGGCGGCTGGAGG
This region includes:
- a CDS encoding enediyne biosynthesis protein UnbU — encoded protein: MEQNQIQARRLGGLRRFAISITVFNIIGRLLLGFEQSWAQMFAAAITAYVVELGLEWVSARTTGRAPKFRGGFRTLVDYLLPAHIASMAISMLLYSNDRVGPIMFAVIVAIASKSILRLRINGSSRHFFNPSNLGIATTLVVFPWVGIAPPYHFTENLSGIGDWILPVAIALAGTMINSKFTGKMPLILAWLGTFALQAIGRSLVLGTPVVSALGPMTGVAFILFTFYMITDPSTSPLDPRSQVFFGMAVAITYMVLVLSHIVFGLFFALTIVCGLRGIGLYLQAQLARFTQRNVVVSPQPALRTGNKL
- a CDS encoding FG-GAP-like repeat-containing protein → MALFTFFKSQASRLIAISLIAVSYQVVRLPELPAAERAALRDRFSFQASVLPEVSGYPARTIRTVHPSFERNIAWISSVGAAAALHDLDGDGLPNDTCYVDTRIDQVVVATVPGTTQRYQPFALDPAPLRYDPNTTAPMGCLPGDFNEDGAADMLVYFWGRTPILFLSQGDPAAPRSLSSATYARQELTTSQEIWNTNAASLADVDGDGHIDIIIGNYFPDGMRILDAQATDVAHMQYSMSRAYNGGRNRLLLWSGADKKQPAASFTEQVGAFDAYGGSGWTLAVGAADLDGDLLPELYFANDFGPDRLLHNRSRPGAPAFALLEGQRSFTTPHSKVLGKDSFKGMGIEFSDLNADGLLDLYVSNIAGEFSLEESHFVFVSTGRLDQMQQGIAPYIDQSEQLGLSRSNWSWDARLDDFDNNGTAEAIQATGFLRGSTNRWPELHELAMSNDTLLQYPSNWPEFHAGDDLSGHAHNPFFVRASDGRYYDLAADIGIDDTEVTRGIAIADVDGDGRQDFVVAHQWAASAFYHNQSPSTDRFLGLHLRLPTTSMPTTATEGHLGSAGSPAIGATATVHLPDGSTKVVQVDGGSGHSGKRSPDLHVGLGQIAPDAQLTVDLRWRTPTGEVRTETITLTPGWHTVQLGW
- a CDS encoding aminotransferase class V-fold PLP-dependent enzyme, with the protein product MANAAINNADDLRTAEDDAAIDGLSSAVQSLLPALERFTRFDQPERTASERAVWSAQLDEPLPKQGAGADAVLKTLSDVVIPHGLRIGSPGFSGWIATMPTMIPAAAHLASAIAGPLIVGVQSFNLLEALALRWLAELLNLPASYQGLFTSGGAVANLICLGAARQHAAEQRGSDPALHGIASLPNPRIYTTSQVHHSIYRAGGVLGLGRQAVVTIPTDEALRMDVAALRRQIAQDRAAGCTPIAVVANAGTTNTGAIDPLPEIIALCREQDIWLHADGAYGLFGVLDPAIAHLYGDLSMIDSMVIDPHKWLATSMGCGGLFVRDAQLLARAFRLEEAGYVEGSLPIYTADTPLTSQLDDFGYMFQGFGIEHTLPSRGVEVWAVLKEIGADGIKARVCRHNAYARYLAERIQETPELELVAPVTLSTCCFRYVPEALRSRTDQATIQQLNTLNRSVLGRMRARGRSLPSATVLGSAFVIRSCFINPRTTLADIEAVVEEAVACGAEAWAAMNNN
- a CDS encoding DUF6073 family protein; protein product: MSATVNAETTKTLIPSPKSLSDLQLFTMPEGGTDKLNFVTWDTIEVLGQGQETIEFRGHYQIERENPTSSDWREASVTIHMRELAVAGVSEKFGRIEVSTNDAYQASGGIVRSGTHYNNLADSPKLCQMDGYMMFNLVDAGLTVFNKDRIRLEHTITHIPPVGQGGGTAPGVSVNLYNVNDPDGEPVAVLHRVKTHIGAWLEN